The following proteins are encoded in a genomic region of Enterocloster clostridioformis:
- a CDS encoding GGDEF domain-containing protein — protein MSGTGRKTDKASAPDNAVSFSIGVSFYPDHGRNFSFLFEKADEVMYHAKRRGKNQYHIYKEDAPET, from the coding sequence ATGTCAGGGACAGGCAGGAAGACGGATAAGGCATCGGCGCCGGACAACGCGGTCAGCTTCAGCATCGGAGTCAGCTTTTATCCTGACCATGGAAGGAATTTTTCCTTTCTCTTTGAAAAGGCTGACGAAGTCATGTACCATGCCAAACGAAGAGGCAAAAACCAATATCACATATATAAGGAAGATGCACCAGAGACATAA
- a CDS encoding ABC transporter ATP-binding protein, with the protein MLELKHINKYYNAGTVNEMCLFEDFNLTIRDHQFVSVVGSNGSGKTSLLNIICGSIPLDEGRIIIGGKDITRIPEYKRQRRIGRVYQNPAMGTCPTMTILENMSLADNKGKAFNLRPGTNRQRLEYYRESLRSLGLGLEDKMDVKVGVLSGGQRQAMALLMSTMTPIEFLILDEHTAALDPKTAETIMELTGKIVKEKKLTTIMVTHNLRYAVEYGDRLLMMHQGRAVVDKEDEEKQAICIDDILEKFNEISIECGN; encoded by the coding sequence ATGCTTGAGCTGAAGCACATCAATAAATACTACAATGCCGGTACAGTCAATGAAATGTGCCTGTTTGAGGACTTCAACCTGACCATAAGGGACCATCAGTTTGTGTCCGTGGTTGGAAGCAACGGCTCCGGCAAAACCTCACTTTTAAACATTATCTGCGGCAGTATTCCCCTGGATGAGGGACGGATCATAATCGGCGGAAAGGACATCACCCGGATTCCTGAATACAAGCGCCAGCGCCGCATCGGACGGGTTTATCAGAATCCGGCCATGGGCACCTGCCCTACCATGACCATACTGGAAAACATGTCTCTGGCAGACAACAAGGGAAAGGCCTTTAACCTCAGGCCGGGAACCAACCGGCAGAGACTGGAATATTACCGTGAATCCCTCCGTTCCCTTGGACTGGGACTGGAGGATAAGATGGATGTGAAGGTGGGAGTCCTTTCCGGCGGCCAGCGCCAGGCCATGGCCCTTCTCATGTCCACCATGACTCCCATTGAGTTTCTTATTTTAGATGAGCACACAGCTGCCCTGGACCCCAAGACTGCCGAGACCATCATGGAGCTGACCGGAAAGATTGTAAAAGAAAAAAAACTGACCACCATCATGGTCACCCACAACCTGCGCTACGCAGTGGAATACGGGGACCGTCTCCTGATGATGCACCAGGGCCGCGCCGTGGTAGACAAAGAAGACGAGGAAAAGCAGGCGATCTGCATTGACGACATTCTGGAAAAGTTCAATGAAATCAGTATCGAGTGCGGCAATTAA
- a CDS encoding ABC transporter permease — protein sequence MTTIILGIFEEGLVYAIMALGVYITYRILDFPDLSVDGTFPLGAAFTATGIAGGFIHPTAALPLSFLLGAVAGCVTGLIHVKLKVRDLLSGIIVMTALYSINLRVAGKSNLPIFSKDTIFSNPWLERTIPQALKPYTVTIILLAIVLICKLLLDAYLKTRSGYLLRAVGDNDLLVTSLAKDKGMVKIIGLAIANGFAALAGSVYCQQKGFFEISTGTGTIVIGLANVIIGTQLFKRFGFVKSTTAVIIGSIIYKACVSLALLLGDLRLTFGSITVSFPVTASDLKLITSILFLIILVVSSSRGKKVKSHA from the coding sequence ATGACAACGATTATTTTAGGTATCTTTGAAGAAGGCCTGGTGTACGCCATCATGGCCCTGGGCGTATACATCACATACCGTATTCTGGATTTTCCGGATCTGTCCGTGGACGGGACCTTCCCTCTGGGAGCCGCCTTTACCGCTACCGGCATAGCCGGAGGTTTCATCCATCCGACTGCGGCCCTCCCCCTCTCCTTTCTTTTGGGAGCCGTGGCGGGCTGTGTCACCGGACTTATCCATGTCAAGCTGAAGGTACGGGACCTGCTGTCGGGAATCATTGTCATGACCGCCCTCTACTCCATTAACTTAAGGGTTGCGGGCAAGTCCAACCTGCCCATTTTCAGCAAAGATACGATTTTCAGCAATCCATGGCTGGAGCGCACCATCCCCCAGGCCCTTAAGCCCTATACAGTGACCATCATCCTTCTGGCAATCGTCCTTATCTGCAAGCTGCTCCTGGACGCTTACCTGAAAACCCGGTCCGGCTATCTTCTCAGGGCTGTGGGCGACAATGATCTGCTGGTCACCTCCCTGGCCAAGGATAAGGGCATGGTGAAAATTATCGGCCTGGCCATTGCCAATGGATTTGCAGCCCTGGCCGGCAGCGTGTACTGCCAGCAGAAGGGATTCTTTGAGATTTCCACCGGCACAGGCACGATTGTCATCGGCCTGGCCAATGTCATCATAGGCACTCAGCTGTTCAAACGGTTCGGCTTCGTGAAGTCCACCACGGCTGTTATCATAGGTTCCATCATCTACAAGGCATGCGTATCCCTGGCCCTGCTCTTAGGCGACTTAAGGCTTACCTTTGGAAGCATTACTGTCTCCTTCCCTGTGACGGCCTCGGACTTAAAGCTGATTACATCCATTTTATTCCTCATCATCCTGGTGGTAAGCTCCTCCAGGGGAAAGAAGGTAAAGAGCCATGCTTGA